One Anaerolineae bacterium DNA segment encodes these proteins:
- a CDS encoding response regulator yields the protein MSAEAVPAAVPEEFVGLVRDALAHLYDYAHLQRHPLVALASTGETTTDSARALRNLLLDTLEQLNPGDSLSRNDKEWRPYGVLVRRYVDGFPAEEIMEELHISLRQFQREHRKGLLAAASMLYDRWQQERQDTKPPVSQTLQEEMTSLGIVLGRVDLAPLIQDALGPAQALARGHGVHVEASLPPAPVWAWADPVLTRQALLAALSALVLPRPDHIAIRHAAGHDRLIVRLMVTPPIASTLRQGPHGLDARLTPVSELMQGQGGAVHLFPAIGPLEEVRLEFGQARGARVLVIDDNERVQQLFERYLTAEGFSVSSAADWSQALALIDQARPDAIVLDVMMREVDGWQLLQRLQSDAALGTIPVIVCSVLNEPELAAALGARHYLKKPVSQQQMLAAIRAALGESSQAEPPLAAP from the coding sequence ATGAGCGCCGAGGCCGTTCCGGCAGCCGTGCCCGAAGAGTTCGTCGGGTTGGTGCGCGACGCCCTCGCCCACCTCTACGACTATGCCCACCTGCAGCGGCACCCGCTGGTGGCTCTGGCATCCACCGGCGAGACGACCACCGACTCCGCCCGCGCCCTCCGAAACCTGCTGCTTGACACCCTGGAACAGTTGAACCCGGGAGACAGTCTCTCGCGCAATGACAAGGAGTGGCGACCCTATGGCGTCCTGGTTCGTCGCTACGTGGACGGCTTCCCGGCGGAAGAGATCATGGAGGAGCTGCACATAAGCCTGCGCCAGTTCCAGCGGGAGCATCGCAAAGGGCTCCTGGCCGCAGCCAGCATGCTATACGACCGCTGGCAGCAAGAGCGGCAGGACACGAAGCCGCCGGTCAGCCAGACGCTGCAGGAGGAGATGACCAGCCTGGGGATCGTGTTGGGAAGGGTGGACCTTGCTCCCCTGATCCAGGACGCACTGGGACCGGCTCAGGCCCTGGCTCGAGGCCACGGCGTCCACGTCGAGGCCAGCCTGCCGCCGGCACCCGTATGGGCGTGGGCCGATCCGGTGCTGACCAGGCAGGCTCTGCTGGCGGCTCTGAGCGCCCTCGTGTTACCCAGGCCGGACCACATCGCCATCCGGCATGCTGCCGGCCACGACCGGCTCATCGTGCGGCTGATGGTCACTCCACCCATCGCGTCCACCCTTCGCCAGGGCCCTCACGGGCTGGATGCCCGGCTTACGCCGGTGTCCGAGCTCATGCAGGGTCAGGGTGGCGCCGTGCATCTGTTCCCCGCAATCGGCCCCTTGGAAGAAGTGCGTCTGGAGTTCGGTCAGGCGCGTGGGGCGCGCGTGCTGGTGATCGACGACAACGAGAGAGTGCAGCAGCTGTTCGAACGCTATCTGACTGCGGAGGGTTTCTCGGTCAGCAGCGCCGCCGACTGGTCACAGGCTCTGGCCCTGATCGATCAGGCCCGACCGGACGCCATCGTGCTGGACGTCATGATGCGGGAGGTGGACGGCTGGCAGCTCCTGCAGAGGCTGCAGTCCGACGCGGCTTTGGGCACGATCCCGGTCATCGTCTGCTCCGTGCTCAACGAGCCGGAACTGGCAGCGGCTCTGGGAGCACGGCACTACCTCAAGAAGCCGGTCTCGCAGCAGCAGATGCTTGCCGCCATCAGGGCGGCGCTGGGCGAGAGTAGTCAGGCGGAGCCGCCTCTAGCAGCGCCTTGA
- a CDS encoding carbohydrate kinase family protein has protein sequence MGREQVSQRRFDVITIGDMCVDLVLDLGEVMPRFGQVEQWVPDYYLEMGGSTCLFACQAAKLGLRTAILGRVGDDAYGELVVRRLRESGVDTDRVVADSRLKTGLGVALCRAGGDRSILTYAGSLNAVYPSDVTDEFLSSARHLHYGSYYLQTNLLPRAAEIMARAREFGLTVSLDTNWDPEGRWDGGLTQALAHVDVILPNQQEALAITGMTDVEDAVTALLTRVPVVAVKLGERGSLAATEGERSLVPVPPVARVVDTIGAGDSFDAGFLAGWLSGLSLAQSAAIGNACGRATTQAAGGLQGQLLLPDIAHLRELIE, from the coding sequence ATGGGTCGCGAACAGGTGTCCCAGCGCCGCTTTGACGTCATCACCATAGGTGACATGTGCGTGGACCTGGTGCTGGACCTGGGCGAGGTGATGCCGCGATTCGGCCAGGTGGAGCAGTGGGTGCCGGACTACTACCTGGAGATGGGTGGGTCCACCTGCCTCTTCGCCTGTCAGGCGGCCAAGTTGGGGCTGCGGACGGCCATCCTCGGTCGGGTAGGCGACGATGCCTACGGGGAACTGGTGGTGCGTCGGCTGCGGGAGAGCGGGGTGGACACGGACCGTGTCGTCGCCGATAGCCGCCTCAAGACGGGGCTGGGAGTGGCCCTGTGCCGAGCGGGCGGGGACCGCTCCATCCTCACCTACGCCGGCAGCCTCAACGCGGTCTACCCATCCGATGTCACGGACGAGTTCCTGAGCAGCGCCCGTCACTTGCACTACGGTAGCTACTACCTTCAGACCAACCTGCTGCCGCGGGCGGCGGAGATCATGGCTCGGGCTAGGGAGTTTGGGCTCACAGTGTCGCTCGACACTAACTGGGATCCCGAAGGCCGGTGGGACGGCGGATTGACCCAGGCGCTGGCGCACGTGGACGTGATCCTGCCCAACCAGCAGGAAGCCCTGGCCATCACCGGCATGACGGATGTGGAGGACGCCGTGACTGCCCTTCTGACTCGGGTGCCGGTGGTGGCGGTGAAGCTGGGCGAGCGAGGCAGCCTGGCGGCGACTGAAGGAGAGCGCTCCCTGGTGCCGGTGCCGCCGGTGGCGCGAGTGGTGGACACCATTGGAGCGGGAGACAGCTTCGACGCCGGGTTCCTGGCCGGCTGGCTGAGCGGCCTCTCGCTCGCTCAGAGCGCCGCCATCGGCAATGCCTGCGGCCGCGCGACCACCCAGGCGGCCGGCGGCCTCCAGGGCCAGCTGCTCCTGCCGGACATCGCTCACCTGAGGGAGCTGATCGAGTGA
- a CDS encoding extracellular solute-binding protein produces the protein MTQERLSRRALLKGMGGGMAVLALAACASAGQPAPVSESAEATPAEGAPPVAPAERVDLVMWTAWGGQDDVDRVRIILDEFQELHPGIMVELTGGGPGGGDYNELLLTRIAAGNAPDVASLFTPPVGFAARGSLDVIDELMATAEYARPDKFWQPVLDTCKFRGKTYGLPFSAASYGMFYNVDWFEEAGLPTDRESFPQTFDELRALSAQFVAWEGDELKTGGFVPWSELWTSPAWSGCNGAQWFDSRNEQYTINDPGNIALLQYWVGWLDEQYRGDVEYIASLGAWHTGQDGNWFQKVTPLSQGGAWNTSYSYMKYETAGFRWDVAKFPVGPDGEKSRTAFWPNWFAMPIGGPHRTESFLLMEYMCTVGMPTWYAEVFDTPAWLDFPDDVITQNLIDNVGADKALEMHNFFIDYLEDAVEVWTSPIEDFGTDQINRAIDQVMHKVKTPQEALDEAQQIAQTRLEETLRSL, from the coding sequence GTGACCCAAGAGCGACTGTCGAGAAGGGCCCTTCTTAAGGGTATGGGCGGAGGGATGGCGGTGCTGGCGCTGGCGGCTTGCGCTTCTGCGGGCCAGCCTGCACCCGTATCCGAATCTGCCGAGGCCACGCCGGCGGAGGGCGCGCCCCCGGTGGCCCCTGCGGAACGGGTTGACCTGGTCATGTGGACGGCGTGGGGCGGGCAGGACGACGTTGATCGGGTACGTATCATCCTCGACGAGTTTCAGGAGCTGCACCCAGGGATCATGGTGGAGCTCACTGGGGGCGGACCCGGTGGTGGTGACTACAACGAGCTGCTATTGACCCGCATTGCAGCCGGAAACGCTCCCGATGTCGCCAGCCTATTCACGCCGCCGGTGGGCTTCGCCGCTCGTGGCTCTCTCGATGTTATTGATGAGCTCATGGCAACGGCGGAGTACGCCAGGCCGGACAAGTTCTGGCAGCCGGTGCTCGATACCTGCAAGTTCCGCGGCAAGACCTACGGCCTGCCCTTCTCGGCCGCGAGCTACGGAATGTTCTACAATGTAGACTGGTTCGAGGAGGCGGGACTGCCAACCGACCGTGAGAGCTTTCCCCAGACCTTCGACGAGCTACGCGCCCTCTCAGCTCAGTTCGTGGCGTGGGAGGGTGATGAGCTCAAGACGGGTGGCTTCGTGCCCTGGAGTGAGCTCTGGACCTCGCCCGCCTGGTCGGGCTGCAACGGCGCCCAGTGGTTCGACTCGCGCAATGAGCAGTACACCATCAACGATCCGGGCAACATCGCTCTTCTCCAGTACTGGGTTGGGTGGTTGGACGAGCAGTACCGGGGCGATGTGGAGTACATTGCCAGCTTGGGCGCGTGGCATACCGGGCAGGATGGTAACTGGTTCCAGAAGGTCACTCCCCTCAGCCAGGGAGGAGCGTGGAATACCAGCTACTCGTACATGAAGTACGAGACCGCCGGCTTCCGCTGGGACGTCGCCAAGTTCCCCGTGGGCCCGGACGGCGAGAAGAGCCGTACCGCCTTCTGGCCCAACTGGTTCGCCATGCCCATCGGGGGCCCCCACAGGACCGAATCCTTCCTGCTGATGGAGTACATGTGCACCGTTGGCATGCCTACGTGGTATGCCGAGGTGTTCGATACTCCTGCTTGGCTGGATTTCCCGGACGACGTCATCACCCAGAACCTGATAGACAACGTGGGCGCGGACAAGGCGCTGGAGATGCATAACTTCTTCATTGACTACCTAGAGGACGCCGTGGAGGTCTGGACCTCGCCCATCGAGGACTTCGGCACCGACCAGATCAACCGCGCCATTGATCAGGTGATGCACAAGGTGAAGACGCCCCAGGAGGCGCTGGACGAAGCGCAGCAGATTGCGCAGACGAGACTGGAAGAGACACTGAGGAGCTTGTAG
- a CDS encoding sugar ABC transporter permease, with translation MIEAEAQARAGVPTDRARLGQRRARLLRQNVKGYAFISPWIIGLLVFSAYPVLASFYFSFTKYTVLKPPVWIGVANYANMVTQDPVYWKSVSNTLYYGLISVPLGLAFSLFLALVLNQAVVGIGVYRTVYYLPAIMPPVAATLLWMLLLDPGNGLVNSGLRSLGIGRPPGWFSEAAWAKPALIIMSLWGSGGTMLIFLAGLKDIPKTYYEAAEIDGASAWYRLLNITLPLLTPVIFFNLIMGIIGSFGVFTSAYIAGGSSSGGGYGPGGTAGGPLDSMLMYMLLLYRNAFRYFEMGYASAMAVTMFVAILSLTLVLLKTSGRWVYYEAAVPS, from the coding sequence ATGATCGAAGCGGAAGCGCAGGCCAGAGCCGGAGTGCCCACCGACAGGGCGCGCCTCGGCCAGAGACGAGCGCGGCTCTTGCGTCAGAACGTGAAGGGCTACGCGTTCATCTCTCCCTGGATCATCGGCTTGCTGGTATTCAGTGCCTACCCGGTCCTGGCCTCGTTCTACTTCTCGTTCACCAAGTACACCGTGCTCAAGCCTCCCGTCTGGATCGGGGTGGCCAACTACGCAAACATGGTCACCCAGGATCCGGTGTACTGGAAGTCGGTGAGCAACACCCTCTACTACGGGTTGATCTCGGTGCCTTTGGGCCTAGCCTTCTCGCTGTTCCTGGCCCTGGTGCTCAACCAGGCCGTGGTCGGCATCGGGGTGTACCGGACCGTCTACTACTTGCCCGCCATCATGCCACCGGTGGCGGCCACCCTGCTATGGATGTTGCTCTTGGACCCCGGCAATGGGCTGGTGAACAGCGGGCTCCGCAGCCTCGGGATCGGCCGTCCGCCCGGCTGGTTCAGCGAAGCGGCCTGGGCCAAGCCGGCGCTGATCATCATGTCGCTTTGGGGCTCAGGCGGCACCATGCTTATCTTCCTGGCCGGCCTGAAGGACATACCCAAGACTTACTACGAGGCGGCAGAGATAGACGGCGCCAGCGCCTGGTACCGTCTGCTCAACATCACCCTGCCCTTGCTGACCCCGGTGATCTTTTTCAACCTCATCATGGGTATCATTGGTTCGTTCGGCGTCTTCACTTCGGCCTACATTGCGGGAGGTTCGTCGAGCGGCGGAGGCTACGGGCCGGGGGGCACGGCAGGAGGCCCCCTGGACTCGATGCTCATGTATATGCTGCTTCTGTATCGCAATGCCTTCCGCTACTTCGAGATGGGCTATGCCTCGGCCATGGCGGTAACCATGTTCGTGGCCATCCTATCTCTGACTTTGGTCCTGCTGAAGACATCCGGCCGGTGGGTGTACTACGAGGCGGCTGTCCCCTCGTAG
- a CDS encoding carbohydrate ABC transporter permease, which produces MSVEALALRRSRSGARTAKRVVAPLRHLLLSGVALIWVIPFLWLIITSLKPLEQVFTRPPKWIPEPILWRNYIDALNNPGFNFGRLLRNSMLYSGLSTVGTAISCSLVAYGFARMRFWGRDVWFVVLLATMMIPGVVTMIPTYVLFRVLGWVGGYAPLIVPAFFGSAFYIFLLRQFFLSLPWELTESARVDGAGELRTFGSIMLPLIRPALMVAVVFNFLGTWNDFMGPLIYLSDNSKFPLSLGLYAFQTKYQRDWHLMMAASLVVTIPMMILFFAAQRQFIEGITITGMKA; this is translated from the coding sequence ATGAGCGTAGAGGCATTGGCCCTCAGACGGAGCCGATCCGGGGCCAGAACGGCCAAGAGGGTGGTGGCGCCGCTGCGGCACCTTCTCCTGAGCGGCGTGGCCCTAATATGGGTGATCCCGTTCCTCTGGCTGATCATAACCTCGCTCAAGCCGCTGGAGCAGGTGTTCACCCGACCGCCGAAGTGGATTCCCGAGCCCATCCTGTGGCGCAACTACATAGACGCCCTCAACAACCCCGGCTTCAACTTCGGCCGTCTCCTGCGCAACAGCATGCTCTACTCCGGTCTGTCCACCGTAGGCACCGCCATCTCCTGCTCGCTCGTCGCCTACGGGTTCGCCCGCATGCGCTTCTGGGGACGAGACGTGTGGTTCGTGGTGCTTCTGGCGACCATGATGATCCCCGGCGTGGTCACCATGATCCCCACCTACGTGCTCTTCCGGGTGTTGGGGTGGGTGGGCGGCTACGCTCCCCTGATCGTGCCCGCCTTCTTCGGGAGCGCCTTCTACATCTTCTTGCTGCGGCAGTTCTTCCTTAGCCTGCCCTGGGAGCTGACCGAGTCCGCCAGGGTGGATGGGGCGGGGGAGCTGCGCACATTCGGGAGCATCATGCTGCCGCTCATCCGCCCGGCGCTCATGGTGGCGGTGGTCTTCAACTTCCTGGGCACCTGGAACGACTTCATGGGGCCCCTCATCTACCTCTCCGACAACAGCAAGTTCCCCCTCTCGTTGGGCCTGTATGCGTTCCAGACGAAGTACCAGCGGGACTGGCACCTGATGATGGCCGCCTCCCTGGTGGTGACCATACCCATGATGATCTTGTTCTTCGCCGCCCAGCGGCAGTTCATCGAGGGCATCACCATCACCGGAATGAAGGCGTGA
- a CDS encoding response regulator yields MPQLSREQVHEALRWLYESVELCHTELAAAFPETAAAGLEEQALRLQRLLLHAIEALCPARRYPFGSLESRSYDVLTLRYVENMPIRQIAEELALSERQVHRDLWRAEERLTAVLNSRLPPDKDEQGDASPFEDELEYLRSQPTQVCLVDVLRSAIRLVEPLTQQLPGEVRFAPADEEASLVAADQAVLKQVLAQLLSAAVQAASGDVTAQLAHGEESVSVELRFGLGDRRLLETQFPAVQRIAASQGYQTSLCVDATGQATMTLSLSASPPVRVLIVEDNPGSVELYRRYLATSSWQVHAVSDPRHAFAVAQELQPDVIVLDIMMPKMDGWSVLEQLSRRETTRSIPVLVCSVVQDERLGQALGARVQLHKPVSRGQFLAAINQCLPRTRPGPQ; encoded by the coding sequence ATGCCGCAGTTGTCCCGGGAGCAGGTTCACGAGGCCCTGCGCTGGCTGTACGAGAGTGTGGAGCTCTGCCATACCGAGTTGGCGGCGGCCTTCCCTGAGACCGCCGCTGCTGGCCTCGAGGAGCAGGCGCTCCGGTTGCAGAGACTCCTGCTGCACGCCATCGAAGCCCTCTGTCCCGCTCGGCGTTACCCTTTTGGCTCGCTGGAATCCCGCTCCTACGACGTGCTCACCCTCCGGTACGTGGAGAACATGCCCATCCGGCAGATCGCGGAGGAGCTGGCCCTGAGCGAGCGTCAGGTGCACCGTGACCTATGGCGGGCTGAGGAACGGCTGACAGCGGTCCTGAACAGCCGGCTGCCCCCTGACAAGGATGAGCAGGGGGATGCCAGTCCCTTCGAGGACGAACTGGAGTACCTGCGCAGCCAGCCCACCCAGGTGTGCCTGGTGGATGTGCTCCGCTCCGCGATCCGCCTGGTGGAGCCGCTGACCCAGCAACTACCCGGCGAGGTGCGATTCGCGCCCGCCGACGAAGAGGCCTCCCTCGTCGCCGCCGACCAGGCGGTGCTCAAGCAGGTGCTGGCCCAGCTGCTGAGTGCCGCCGTTCAGGCTGCCAGCGGCGATGTGACCGCCCAACTGGCGCACGGTGAGGAGTCTGTCTCCGTCGAGCTACGGTTTGGGCTGGGTGACCGCCGCTTGCTGGAGACGCAGTTCCCCGCCGTTCAGCGTATCGCTGCTTCGCAGGGCTACCAGACCAGTCTCTGTGTAGACGCCACCGGTCAGGCGACGATGACGCTGAGCCTCTCGGCCTCTCCCCCGGTCCGGGTGCTGATAGTGGAGGACAACCCGGGGTCGGTCGAGCTGTACCGGCGGTACCTCGCTACCTCGAGCTGGCAGGTGCATGCGGTATCCGACCCACGCCACGCCTTCGCCGTGGCTCAGGAGCTGCAGCCGGACGTCATCGTTCTTGACATAATGATGCCCAAGATGGACGGGTGGAGCGTCCTGGAGCAACTGAGCAGGCGCGAAACCACCAGGAGCATCCCGGTCCTGGTGTGTTCCGTGGTGCAGGACGAGCGG